A part of Candidatus Saccharimonadales bacterium genomic DNA contains:
- a CDS encoding phosphatase PAP2 family protein, with the protein MTIQTIIKLLADGAVIPIIVIAGYALLFRVPKGHRYEAYVRILMAGLTSYLFAKLLGSIYQPSGERPFEILGVAPGASYLNNPGFPSDHALFTAFLTLAVWFETRQKILSVILVVLTLLVCVGRVLALVHTPLDVIGGLLVASVGALWYLQADRGKSGAETRAKSKKLVQ; encoded by the coding sequence ATGACAATCCAGACTATTATTAAGCTACTTGCTGATGGTGCAGTTATTCCTATTATTGTCATTGCAGGATACGCATTACTATTTCGCGTACCAAAAGGTCATCGATATGAAGCGTATGTTCGGATTTTAATGGCGGGGCTTACGTCGTATCTTTTCGCAAAACTACTCGGGTCCATTTACCAGCCAAGTGGCGAGCGTCCATTCGAGATATTAGGTGTTGCGCCTGGTGCGTCGTATTTGAATAACCCTGGCTTTCCCTCGGACCATGCACTTTTTACAGCATTCCTGACACTGGCTGTTTGGTTTGAGACGCGTCAAAAAATCCTTAGTGTCATACTCGTCGTCCTAACACTTCTCGTTTGTGTTGGCAGGGTACTTGCACTCGTACACACTCCACTAGATGTTATCGGGGGGTTGTTGGTTGCTAGTGTCGGTGCACTTTGGTATTTGCAAGCCGATAGGGGCAAATCCGGCGCAGAAACTCGCGCTAAAAGCAAAAAGCTAGTACAATAA
- a CDS encoding VIT1/CCC1 transporter family protein, whose translation MNQEEDSQLLAKRALQVQRGAARAAVLGVNDGLVSVLCIVLAVAGAGSAAHNVLLAGFAGLIAGAVSMAAGEWISVKAQAELFGGILKDIRKLILEDRELLVKQVEDGLSKSGHGDKTAETAANEIAEDDRHLTEVYARQVMGFNPDELGSPWVAAISSFALFTLGALAPLAPWFFLEGSVAIWISIILTCIGGLIVGGYISTSSGKSVVYGALRQLGIIVLASVVTYGVGYLFGVSVS comes from the coding sequence ATGAATCAAGAAGAAGATAGTCAATTGCTTGCAAAGCGCGCACTTCAAGTGCAGCGGGGGGCAGCAAGAGCGGCTGTTTTAGGAGTTAACGATGGACTAGTGAGTGTTCTGTGCATCGTACTTGCTGTCGCGGGTGCCGGGTCGGCTGCTCATAACGTACTTTTGGCTGGATTCGCAGGTTTAATTGCCGGTGCAGTAAGCATGGCTGCAGGCGAGTGGATTTCCGTTAAAGCACAGGCAGAGTTATTCGGAGGTATCCTAAAAGATATCAGAAAGTTGATCCTCGAAGATCGAGAACTGTTAGTTAAGCAAGTCGAAGACGGTCTGTCTAAAAGTGGGCACGGCGACAAAACTGCCGAAACTGCGGCAAATGAAATCGCCGAAGATGATCGTCATTTGACGGAAGTCTATGCTAGGCAGGTCATGGGTTTTAATCCCGACGAGCTTGGTTCACCCTGGGTTGCCGCAATCTCTTCGTTCGCACTTTTTACGCTAGGCGCGCTTGCGCCACTTGCTCCGTGGTTCTTTCTTGAAGGATCAGTTGCGATATGGATATCGATCATTCTCACCTGCATAGGAGGGCTTATTGTAGGGGGTTATATTAGTACTTCAAGCGGCAAGTCTGTCGTATACGGAGCTCTGAGGCAATTAGGAATCATTGTTTTGGCATCGGTAGTCACGTATGGTGTTGGATACTTATTCGGCGTAAGCGTCAGCTAA